In the Sorghum bicolor cultivar BTx623 chromosome 4, Sorghum_bicolor_NCBIv3, whole genome shotgun sequence genome, GGCCCTGGAGTTCATCAGCTCCGAGGGATCCCCCCCTGCGCACGGGTCAGAAGCAGAATTCCTACCATCGACGTTTCTCCGCGTTACCTATCAACAGTCTGGATTCGACCAGTACTTCGTCGGATACCGGTGGTTCAACCTGTCATCTCGGCAACACTGCCCTTGGTGGTGCTGCAGAGTCTGCTGCCAGGCTTGTCCCAATGGAGTCGAGTCCATGCTTGACAGTGAATGCAGGTGTTCGTTTGAGCGTAGAAACTCCACGGAAACATCAGGCTGTAGAGAAGCATCAGGCTGCTGTTAAAGGCTCGAGTGGTGAGACACCACGGAAGCATCAGACTGTTACAGGATATAAGGCGGCGCAGAAGCATTGCATAAAAGAGAAAACAGGTGGGAGCTCGAGTGGAGGGATGGCACAGAAATGCTGTACAAAGGAGAGGACTCGGCCTTCTCGACAGGTACGGCACCCACCGGGCACCCAAAGGGCTGGCACCATCAACAGGTGTATCACCACACAGAAGCAGTCAGAAAATAATCCATCAATCTCCAGCAACTGTCTTTCCTTGGTTAGCAATGCTGTTACCCAGCACTGCAAAGAACTTGCTGCGGACAGGAAAATACATCACCCCGAGGAAATGATGAAACAGGTACAAGAAgcagaccttgtaatcaagcaACTGAATGAGTTGGGCCTAGGTGAGGACATCAGTGATGAGGAGTTACAGTGTTATTATGAACAGCTGCCCTGTAAACATACTTGTGTTGACACTTCTCTTGAACTTGGCGATGAGCAGATCAAAAAGCTACAAGTTAACCATGTTTTGTATCGTATCAAGTATTACAAGGTTCCACTATATTCCTATCTACCATTACATGCTATATGTTGTTCTAAATATCGTATACATTGATGTTGCTTGTCTGAATATTTTTTCTCTTGATCTGTTGGATatacgtatttatttttttaacctCCTGCTCATATTTAATTTATCACATTGCTTATCAGTGATCTCATTATCTTCAGATGACACAAGAACGGCGCAAAAATGAGCTTGCTTCTGTATTGGAATACGATTGTTATCGATACCGTCTCGAAGAAAAGCTAAAGTGCTTTGTGGAAGATGAAACTAAATTGAGAAAGAATCACGTTCTGGACCATCTTGACAAGGAGGGGTTACTTGTGTATATTGAGAAAGATGACACATTTGATTGGTCCTTCCAGTACCGCACTGTGGCTGCCTTGGATGACTACCAACGCTTGGTCCCTCGAAATCGCGTAAGTATATTTATATTAATTCTCAAATAACCCTACAACTTGATTCTGCCAGTTGTGTTAGTATAGCCAACTCCTTGTTACAATGACCCAAGTAGAGATCTAAGATCTGATTAGTTCTAGCTAGAACTTTATGGTACATACTCACgaagtaaaaaaaaatattaaactgTGTGGATGAGTTCGTTTATATATGCTACAATTATTTTCTGCTTGAAATAGTTAAAACACAATTCATGGTTATGCCAACAAGAAGTTTATGGCATTGCAGGACATGTTGTTTCACCTTGTTTGTCTTCTAGCTGGTCATTGCTTCCTTTCATGTTAAGTTAACGCCTTTTTCCCCTGTTGAGAATGGCAGATACTTATGGTTGGCTATAGATGAATTAGTTTAGAGAGAAACTGAGTTTGCTTCTTGGATACTTTTGCGCCCACTTTAGATGAAATGCCAGTACTAGATTTTATGGATAGCTCCAAGGTTATTAATTCATCTATTGTTTGTCATTATTAATGTTTCTAAATTACATGTTCTCCATCTACTTTTATGTAGGGTGGTACTGAGTATGTCGATTGGAATGATTACCGCGagtattttcataagtatgagaTTGAACAAGAATATCTTCTTTTCTGGAAAGAGTTATTAAAGAAGCTTAAGGTATGAATCATAGACTATGTTGAGCACAGCTCAAATTTTACAGTGCTTCCCTGTGTTCTGGTCTAACAACCCTTTTACATTGAATCAGTGGATGGAAGACTATTTAAATATTAAGTGGTCAACTCTTAAGGTAATTTTGATCATAAATACATAGATTGACATTGTTTTTATGTATTTGTATCACCATAATAATTCTTATCTTGTTTAGTGGAGAAGAATAAACAAAAGAGGAGAATCCCAAGCAATCAAGATTGCTACTGGCTTTCCCAAGATAACTGTTGGCTTAGCCCATGCTGCCTATTATGTACGATCTCTGTTCAGCCTTTAGTTTGATTTTGGCCCTCTGTAACCGTCTGTATCTAACAGCTGCATCCACTTCTTTCGATTCAGGAATGCATAGATTACATGAGCACAGAATTTCATTGGTATAGGGAGTTAGATTGTGTCTACTTTGAGATTTGGAAGCGAGTCGCGAAGCTTAAGGTTAGCAGTTTCAGTATTTTGCACAACTAAGCAACTATAGAATGCTGTTTTTTGTGTTGATAAGCACTAGTAATTCATGCCTTTTCTCATGAATCATGTTCAGATGAGTTTTAGAGAGGCTTTGGATGAAGTCTTTAAATCAGGTAAGTTTTTGCTACGCGAACATGAAATGGAATACGCACTGGAGATATCAGACTTTAGGATGGAAAAGGAGgttggtttttttttcttttcatgcGCAGATAATCTGCAAAGTAATGCAATATTTTCgttaataatatttctgtctgATATGATTATTATCTGTTTCTCCTTTTTCCTCTTCAGTTCCGCTATTGCACAGATGGCATTACTGAAGAAGTAAGTATTTCATGTTTGTATGTGACACGACATGGGATCTTGTGCTATGTTATTTATATCTGACACCTTGTTCACTTGCCTTTAGGATACAGAGGAGAAAGCTCGGGAGTTGATTGCAGATGCTATTACAAAGATGGTACGTACTTTCCGAACTTTCATCTGGATCCTTTTCAGTAGTTCTTATTATCATAGTTTTCCCTGTATTTTCAGGTGAGAAGACCAAAGTTCTATGCACAATATAtcatgaagaagatggaggttGCCACAGCTATAGGAGTTATACCCCAAGGGGCACCTTAATCTCATATTTTTGTTTTGTTCATCTGTCcaaatccttttctttgttgatATTTTGTTTTATTCATCTGCCCAGATCCTTTTCATTTGTGGACAGTGTTCGTGCTcctcattttctttatttaaactagttgaGTGCCTTGTGCGTTGCAACAGGAGCACAACATTAAGCTAAGGCAAACAATAAAGCACGATaatgcgcgcacacacacacaaaaaaaattgtTCAAACCCATATGTTGCTATGAGCATAAAACTTTCCCCCATTTCTTTTACTGCTCCAATCATGAATTCATGGTACACATACCAGAATAACTACTTTTatttcataatacaaaagaacacGACTGAGGAGCAAATTGTTTAATTTATTTGACTAATCCATGTGCATcttattttaggccttgtttagttcccaaaaaaattcaagattttccgtcacatcgaatcttgcggcacatgcatggaatattaaatttagacgaaaacaaaaactaattacacagtttgtctgtaaatcgcgagatgaatcttttgaccctaactagtctataattggataatatttgtcacaaacaaacgaaagtgctacagtatccaaaatctaaaatttttgccaactaaacaaggccttagtagctAAATATGAAAGAAAATATGTTCAAATATACAGTTAATCTAAAATAATTCATAGGTTATCCATGGCGACCTATCAAAATTCATAATCAGCACAAattttcttccttatccatagTATGGACCATCCTCGTAAGTTATTCAAGAATAGTCAGATCGTTGCAATCAGCTACCGAGTGATCATGTTGCTGCAACCTGCACAAGAATGATGAGATAGGAGTGGATACAAGAATGATGAGATAGAAGTGGATTCAGTTGAGATAAAGCATACTACGATAGTGTGACCTATCGTGAAGTAGCAGCAAATACCTTAGTCATCTTGGCCTTGACCAATAAAAAACATAGTATATTTGTGACAATAGCCAACCATAAATTATTGTGCAATTTTAACTAAAAAAATAGCAAGGTCGCATCGGCAATAAAATTGCATAGTTAATGTTTACAACTATGTGCAGAATGGGATACAATTATGTCAGGATAAAAAATAGTAGTAAATTGATAGGAGCTATGGTAATGATAGTTCCACACAAATGTGAAGATAGTTTATTTCTCTAAACAAAAGGTAAGGAGTGAATCATTCGTAGTCAAAACACAGGCAGTTCTGAGTTTCTGACAACTCAAGAATTGCGTTGGGTTCTTGTCCATGAAAACTCAAGATAGTTTATTTCCCTAAACAAAAGGTAAGTGAGTTTCTGACTCACTTGAGGCTATGAGTTGTTCTTCTTTGAGGTTCATTGCAGCACAAGGCGCATCTCATCTAATTAGCAAGTCTCTCAACGTGACCAGCGATTCACGCAGGCCACATGACATAGGGCCTAGGGCTGCTGCTGCCTGCAGCTTGAGGTCATCGCACCCTAGTGTCAAACATCTTGTGGAGCTGGGTACCATGAGTCATCCGCTTGGACGGTAGCCTCCATGACGGCGGGATCTCACCATGAGCATTGGTTCTGACTCCAGCCTGCCGCTGCTATGCAAGGAAAGAAGCTAGCATAAGTAATATCATCCGATTTTAGTCAAGAGTTGCATATCAAACAACAATGAAATTGGTTTAGATAAAGGTAAAGTGTGCATTGTTGTTGCAAATAAAGAAACTATGCAACATATAACCAACATAACAACAAAGGTATGTCTGGTGGTTCTAAACATGCCACAAGTTGTCTCATGAGTGATGAACCCAGACTAAATGACAGATTTCATAAGCATATCAGACAGTGATAAAAGGGCGGACATTGCAGAGGACATACTTTTCTATGCAACTGAATTAAATATGCTTACTTTAAACAAATCGTTGGGATATTTGTTGTCTCAGAATTAATAATGTGATAGTGTGGCATGGGTTGCTTCAGGAagatagggtttagggtttagatcaATGATAACCAGCATAGTAATACATACATTAGAATGAGTAAATTGTGCAGCGCAAGAGAGTTAGTTAAACTTATGACAAGAAAAAATGATAGTTATTTTAGGACGAGCATGCAGTCACAAACACCGAGATGGATAGACCTGATTAGGGTGCCGTGCTAATAAGCCAGTCTActctactttttttttctcattcAACAGCCTACTTTACTACtctacgccttgtttagttcacctaaaaactaaaaacttttcaagattcactatcatatcgaatcttgcggcacatgcatggagcattaaacatagataaaaaacaaaaaataattacaagGTGACCCCATGTCGTCAATACTATTTAATATAGTGGTGGACATGTTGGCTATACTGATTGTTAGAGCAAAGGAAGCAGGACAGGTGGAAGGGGTCATCCCCAACCTAATCCAAGATGGTCTGTCTATTCTTCAGTATGTGGATGACACATCGATTTTCATGAGCCATGATGTTGAAAAAGCAATAAATATGAAATTATTACTCACCACCTTTGAACAAAGCCAAAGAGTATGAAGTGTTCTATTCGTGGCTGTTTGGATGTGTGGTTGGTAAGTATCTCTTTTGTTATCTTGGTTTACCCATGAATACTAGGAAACTAACAACAAAGATTGGAAGACAATTGAGAACAGAAGTGAAAAGAGGCTTAGCGGGTGGAAAGACAAGCTTCTTTCCATAGGGGGCCGTTTGGTTTTGATAAACTCGGTGTTGTCCAGTTTACCCATGTTTATGctgtctttttttttgaactatcgAAGGGTGTACTAGAAAAAATAGACTATTTTAGATCACAATTCTACTGGCAAAATGACCAGCACAAGCGAAAATATAGACTAGCCAAATGGGAAAATCTTATGCCAATCCAAAGATCAAGGAGGGTTAGGCATACATAATCTAGATATACAAAACAAgtgcttgttaagtaaatggttCTTCAAGTTACTGAATAAAGATGGCATGTGGCAAGAACTTTTGAGAAACAAATACATCAAAGATAAGACAGCTGTAAGAAAAAACCAACAGTTTCCCATTTTTGGAAAAACTTAATGAATGTCAAAGACTCGTTTATGGGCTTTGGTTCTTTTCAAGTGAAAGATGGGACACAAACCAGATTCTGGGAAGATAAGTGGCCGGGGAATAAAGCACTTAAAGATAGATTTGCATTGTTTAATATtgtaagaagaaaacaagattTGGTGGCACAAGTCCTTAGTTCAACTCcactaaatatttcttttcgtcGAAACTTAGTGGATGCAAATCTAAGTAACTGGCATAGAATTGTTGCTTCTTTACAAAATATTAATTTAATGGAGGAAAGAGATATTTTTATTTGGGGGCTCAATGCATCTGGAAACTTTACGGTTAAATCCATGTATGCGGTGTTAATTAACAATGGAGTTAGAGTGTCACAAGATATTTGGCAAATTACAGTTCCTAtgaaaataaaagtttttctgTGGTATCTAAAAAAGATGTGATTCTAACTAATGATAGCTTAACCCGTCGTAACTGGAATGGTGACAAAAAGTGTTGCTTTTGCCATTTTCCAGAGAATATTCAACATCTTTTTATAGACTGTCTTTATGCTAAATTTTTGTGGCGCGCTACACATATACTTTTCGGGATATCGCCTCCTCGAAATTTGGATGACCTTTTCAATGGGTGGTCCAAAACAGGAAGCAAAAAGTATAATTCATTGTTATTAGCAACAGCCTCCGCGCTTTGTTGGACAGTTTGGTTAACAATAAACGAGGTGATTTTTGACAAATGCAGACCAAAAATTTTTTTGCAGGTCTTTTTCAGGGGAACGTACTGGCTTCGGCAATGGACAACATTACAGTGGCGTGATAATATAAGGGACCTGCTGACCCTAGTTGGAAGTCAACTAGAGACGGTGGTCTTGCCGTTCTTTAGCTCCAATGGGTGGTTGTCAACTAGGCGTATTGGTCTTTTTTAGTCAAAACTTTATTCTCGTTTTGTTTTTCCATTTGCTCGGTTGTAAATAGTTTTTACAGCCtgtgtgagtgcccttaggcgTGACTTGTAATAAGTCGTCTGATTCTGTCAGTCGATAAATGAAGCCCGATAGAatctatcctttatctaaaaaaaagcaATGCATGGGCCGGCACACTACCTAGTGATTTTCTATTTTCAGGCCCGTTTACAGATTTGGATTGGAATCGTCAGACTTAACACACAATGTGCTAACAAGATCAATGGGCCAAGGTGTGTTGGAGGGGCTAGAAGAAGCCAAGAACTAGAAGGATGACTTCAGTTCATGACACAACCTCGCCTATCCTCCGAACCTTGTCTAGCATAGCATCCCTACGAGCTGCATCTCATAATTGGTATGTGCCATGTTTAGGTGGGCAGGCTCATCCACGGTGACTACCTGACTACCCTCATGAACTTGCAGGTTGCAGTTGAGGCAAAAGGGTAATAGCGACGAGAGACTCACTTAGATTAAGGACATCCAGCACGTGGTCCGTGTTGAGACCAATTCCGCTGAATTTCCAACTCTGAATTTGCAAATAAGAAGGGAGAACTGACAGAGTATTTTATCATCTATATATATACGTATACTTTATTAATGACCTTTAACACGTAACTAGATGTTAGCAAACCTGCTGCCATCGCATGTGGCGGTGCATGGACCGTGGATCGGTTGGACGTTCATTATCGATTTTTCAGTGTAGCACTGAATGGTCGCCATCATCTGAGAGCCCGGCCAGTCCCCTCTCTGATTGCTTCGTACTCCTGCTCCTCGATAGGCATATATACGATGAATCGATCTCACGCGCCGTTGGAGGGATCCCTTGATGGGTGGCATGGAGCCCCTGGGCTCCAGGGATCAGACCTGTTCATATCGTCGAAAGCTACCTGCACTGCATTCATGGGATCCCATCCCCATCGGGGCTCGGCGTCGGCGGGGCGGAGTCCAAAAGTCCAAACCCTTCGCCGTTTCTACGAATTCATTCAAGGACGATTGGACGAGTAGCCTTGCGCCACACACAGCTTGTTGGACGAGCCTTCGTGTTCCTGCGTagcaaggccttatttagatctaaaaagtttttagattttgatattgtatcatttttgtttttatttgacaaacattgtttaattataaagtaactaggcttaaaaaatctgtctcgtaatttacagacaaactgtgtaattatttttttatctatatttaatgctccatacatatgccgcaaaattcaatgtgataggaaatcttgaaaagacaAGGCCCAAATGTGATGGCCGGCTGGCCCCAACATGAGCGTACAGTGCCGCCGTCCACCGACCACGACATACATAGACCAACGGCACATCAGGCGAGCGCGCCATCACATGGGCATGGGCGGCCACACAGATACAGGTGCGGTATGGTCACTGTTCCAGCGCATGCAGGGTCTGTTTGGTTCTCTTCTCAGGAGAACCAGGCTTGCACCGACCAGCCAGGGATGGTTGTTTGATTGGCTACATAAACCTGTCCAGGCTAAGTTAAGATAGTGTTTGGTTGGTTGCATGTGCTGCAACATTCGAATCCCTGATGCAGGAGACAGTGTTTGGTCTTAATATAATTGCTCTTAATCTCAAAATACGATATGCATCCAAATCAAAGAAGGCAAAACTTTGTATCACACGGTGCTAATTAGAGGGAGGGGAGGGAGGGGGAGGAGATGAACAAAATACCCACATCAAAGCGCACAAGACCTAGCAAAGCAcaacaggaaggtcaaatcggcaCGCACAAATCCACAACAAACATTATATGCACACACAAGTTAGGGTTttaaaatcaaaagaaaaagaaaacaaataaaCACATAGGAGGATAGATCCATACCTCTAAATTAGTTAAAAAATCAGATCTGTCGTGCCAGCACCCAGGTGAACAAAAATCACAACCAGGGTTTACAAATCGGTAAcaaaaaaagaggaaaaatgAGGGAGAACTCACTCGCTTTGAGAATCGTTAGATCCACGGCATCTGCCACAAATCCAGTGAGAGAGAAAGTATCAGCATGACACGAATCGACCAAGAGCAAAGGCAGAGAGGCAGAAGGCCACGAACCCTAGGAACCGGCGGCGCAGACGCAGAGCGACGAGAAGAGAGGGAGGAAGCGGGAAGGGAGATATATAGACGGTGAATGGTAGAAACGTGGAAGGTGACCCTAGAAACTTCACGCCAACTCCCAGCGCACGGAATCGCCATGCGCGCGAGCTCGCGGGAACACGGAAAGAGCCAGGCTGAAGAAAAACGGTCGATTCGAGCGTTCTTTCGGAGCCAGGCTCGAGGAGGGGTTTTGCACAAGCACAACCTGGCTCGGAGGCAGAGCCAGGCAACCAAACACGGTCAGAATGCATCCCAGGAGCCTGGTTCACCCATATGCGGATAAACAAACAGGCCCCAAGCCTCCACAAACTTGCCTTGGCGTTTGTAAACGACCATGGATCTCACAGTAGCCACAAACGAATTCTCCAGGCTCCTGGGGCGACGGCGACGGAGAAAAAAGATAAATCTGTTACATTTCCATTTCTTCTTATTATCCAGCACACGAATAGTGAATCACCGTAGATCTATTCTGTAGCAATTCCATCAGAACAATACGGAAATCCTAGTTGTACTGTGACCCTACGGCGGTATCACTGGATCTTTCCGCGCCTGAGCGACTCGGCGATGCCCGTGGCGAGGCAGTAGGCCACGGACTGGATGGTGACCATGGGGTTGACGCCCACGGCGCTGGGCAGGACGCTGCCGTCGCACACGTACAGGCTCTCCACCTCCCAGCTCTCGCCGCGCGCGTCCACGGCGCCGTCCCGGGCCGTGGCGCCCATCCGGCAGCTGCCCATCTGGTGCGCCGTGCAGCACAGGCTCCACGCCTCGGCCTTCGACTGGGGCCCGCGCACCACGTCCACGCCGTCCAGGAACTCCTCCAGCGCCGCCTCCGTGGCGCCCCTGCACACGAACCGCTGTCCGTCGCTGCGGTGCGTGCCGATCTCCgccgcgcccgccgccgccaggaCGCGCAGCGCGCGGCGTAGGCCCTCGCGCATGTTCTCCCGGTCCGTGGCGTCCAAGTGGTACGCGACCCGCCGCTCGCCGTGCACGGTGCCGGAACCGCGGTCTCTTACCATGGAGAAGAGGTGCACCGTGCGGCCGTACCTGAGTATCCGCTCCTTCATGTCGCTCCCGGACACCCAGGGGAACTGCGTCCCCGCGCCGGCCAGCCCCATCGCCGGCGTTTCGAGGATGGCGCGGGCCGGCGCGCCCGGAGCGCCTTCCACCTTGTGCAGGGACGTGATGATGCCGCCCTCGTACGTCTTGCCCTTGAGGTCCGGCATGGTGTCCGGGAAGTAGCCCCACACCAGGGCTGtcgggtggaggtggaggttcTTGCCGATGTGCCGATTGCTCAGCCCGCTCCCGCGCAGCAGCACCGGCGTCAGGAGCGACCCGCACGCCGAGACGGTCGCCCTGGCGCGCACCTCCAGCGTCCTCGTGATCGCCGGGTTGGTgctcctcgccaccacgccgacGCATCGTTTCGCCCTGCCGTCCGCACGTCCTCCAGTGACCATACGCTCCAGCAGCAGCTTCTCGGCCTTGCACCCCGTCAAGATGACCGCGCCGCGGGTCACCGCGTCGACCAGCCACGTACGGTCCGTGCCGCGCTTGTCGCCGGTGCGGCAGCCGTAACCGCAGCTGCCGCAGTAGTGCCCCTCCGACGAGTTCCTCGACACCGACTCCACTTTGTACCCGAGCTTCTCGCATCCCTTG is a window encoding:
- the LOC8066157 gene encoding uncharacterized protein LOC8066157, giving the protein MPPPEHRLNGMGSRGANPLANLSNLTGCHGIQRKEPSTTLTPAAASRPPVARATKYTRPWSSSAPRDPPLRTGQKQNSYHRRFSALPINSLDSTSTSSDTGGSTCHLGNTALGGAAESAARLVPMESSPCLTVNAGVRLSVETPRKHQAVEKHQAAVKGSSGETPRKHQTVTGYKAAQKHCIKEKTGGSSSGGMAQKCCTKERTRPSRQVRHPPGTQRAGTINRCITTQKQSENNPSISSNCLSLVSNAVTQHCKELAADRKIHHPEEMMKQVQEADLVIKQLNELGLGEDISDEELQCYYEQLPCKHTCVDTSLELGDEQIKKLQVNHVLYRIKYYKMTQERRKNELASVLEYDCYRYRLEEKLKCFVEDETKLRKNHVLDHLDKEGLLVYIEKDDTFDWSFQYRTVAALDDYQRLVPRNRGGTEYVDWNDYREYFHKYEIEQEYLLFWKELLKKLKWMEDYLNIKWSTLKWRRINKRGESQAIKIATGFPKITVGLAHAAYYECIDYMSTEFHWYRELDCVYFEIWKRVAKLKMSFREALDEVFKSGKFLLREHEMEYALEISDFRMEKEFRYCTDGITEEDTEEKARELIADAITKMVRRPKFYAQYIMKKMEVATAIGVIPQGAP